Proteins from a genomic interval of Kribbella aluminosa:
- the mreC gene encoding rod shape-determining protein MreC: MLKDLGSPSRSTSARSGTSARGAFRSAGETPLRSAGTPREVRRRRSVLALVILACFTLIVLDARRSAGSPLEPVREAAAAVFGPLESTATSARQPVDNLRERFAEMDRLKAENEKLKKANEDLTRQLDTSDYARSRAQELDQLLKIAPAYTMTPARVIGIGSAQTFSHTVTIDAGTADGVRTDMTVLNGTGLVGRVVRTTQGTATVLLIGDRNSTVGGRLNSTLALGFVSGRGDVAGTLDYKLVDPKARPKAGDRIVTWGSTGNAPYVPGVPIGVVTSVTPNAGALGTTATIKPSVDPTKIDTVGVVTGPPARPPRQQLTGSVNQGRGN, translated from the coding sequence ATGCTCAAAGACCTCGGTAGCCCGTCCCGCAGTACGTCGGCCCGGAGCGGCACCTCGGCCCGGGGCGCGTTCCGGTCGGCGGGCGAGACGCCGCTGCGCTCGGCCGGTACGCCGCGCGAGGTACGCCGCCGCCGGTCCGTGCTGGCGCTGGTGATCCTGGCCTGTTTCACGCTGATCGTGCTGGACGCCCGGCGCTCGGCCGGTTCGCCGCTCGAGCCGGTGCGCGAGGCCGCGGCCGCCGTCTTCGGCCCGCTGGAGTCGACCGCGACCTCGGCCCGGCAGCCTGTGGACAACCTCCGCGAGCGCTTCGCGGAAATGGATAGGTTGAAGGCCGAGAACGAAAAACTTAAGAAGGCCAACGAGGATCTGACCCGGCAGCTGGACACCTCCGACTACGCCCGCAGCCGGGCGCAGGAGCTGGACCAGCTGCTCAAGATCGCACCGGCGTACACGATGACCCCGGCCAGGGTGATCGGGATCGGTAGTGCGCAGACGTTCAGCCACACGGTCACGATCGACGCCGGCACGGCCGACGGCGTGCGCACCGACATGACCGTGCTGAACGGCACCGGTCTGGTCGGCCGGGTGGTGCGAACCACCCAGGGGACCGCGACCGTGCTGCTGATCGGCGACCGCAACTCGACCGTCGGCGGCCGGCTGAACTCGACGCTCGCGCTCGGATTCGTCTCCGGACGCGGCGACGTGGCCGGCACCCTCGACTACAAGCTGGTCGACCCGAAGGCACGGCCGAAGGCCGGCGACCGGATCGTCACCTGGGGCTCCACCGGCAACGCGCCGTACGTGCCGGGTGTCCCGATCGGCGTCGTCACCTCGGTGACGCCGAACGCGGGCGCTCTCGGAACCACCGCCACCATCAAGCCGTCCGTCGATCCGACCAAGATCGACACCGTCGGCGTGGTGACCGGGCCACCCGCCCGGCCGCCGCGCCAGCAACTCACCGGCAGTGTCAATCAAGGAAGGGGGAACTGA
- the mreD gene encoding rod shape-determining protein MreD, translating to MIALRIGLAALFLMIAVTLQTSVLTHIAVAGVTCDLTLIVVIALALSRGAEWGAIAGFAGGLLMDVVPPADHTAGRWALSMAVAGYVAGLIRRERASSGPVGPLGVALTVVLGTAISFFLYSATGSLLHDPSVDWGQFGVRLGIAAGYDVVGAIVVIPLVMWIMGRVKPARERRRVAP from the coding sequence GTGATCGCGCTGCGCATCGGGTTGGCGGCCCTGTTCCTGATGATCGCCGTGACCCTGCAGACGTCCGTGCTGACGCACATCGCGGTCGCGGGCGTGACCTGTGACCTGACGCTGATCGTGGTGATCGCGCTCGCGCTGTCCCGCGGTGCGGAGTGGGGCGCGATCGCCGGGTTCGCCGGCGGTCTGCTGATGGACGTCGTGCCGCCCGCCGACCACACGGCCGGCCGCTGGGCGCTGTCGATGGCGGTCGCCGGGTACGTGGCCGGCCTGATCCGCCGGGAGCGCGCCTCGTCCGGGCCGGTCGGTCCGCTGGGCGTCGCGCTGACGGTGGTTCTCGGTACGGCGATCTCGTTCTTCCTCTACAGCGCGACCGGCTCGCTGCTGCACGACCCGTCGGTCGACTGGGGCCAGTTCGGTGTCCGCCTCGGGATCGCCGCGGGGTACGACGTGGTCGGCGCGATCGTGGTGATCCCGCTGGTGATGTGGATCATGGGCCGCGTCAAACCGGCCCGCGAACGCCGCCGGGTGGCGCCATGA
- the mrdA gene encoding penicillin-binding protein 2, whose amino-acid sequence MSWDGFEAPLKARLRLLVIGVLVFSLLCTLFGRLWYMQVMSSADYSQAANQQHIRQVLIPAPRGTIVDSQGRTLVGNRVSLMITVDRSVLAKLPESQQNVVIARLAKVLGQQPKDLKARTMLCGEPGASKPPACWNGTPYQPIPVAKDVSEQVAIDVMERREDFPGISADSQTLRAYPGPFKVNAAHILGYLSPITTEELDAMDKAGQDSVPHRSDLVGRAGIERSYDKLLRGTPGEKDVIVDAVGYTTGTQKQTAPVPGATLVSTIDSRIQAAVETQLTSAIMTARKQTDPVTHKKYVADSGAAVVLDTKTGRVVAMASYPTYDPGVWVGGISQRELDTLYSAKSGTPLVSRALQAQLAPGSTFKPITTSAALGAGYSAKTRLDCSPYFEVGNRKFKNYESASYGMIGFDRALALSCDTFFYRVAYALWLREGGNSSDISTHDPLVEMAQKFGLGTPTGVDLPGEVSGRIADRKWKKTYYDSMKDYYCKISANPPAGTSAFLKQFSREFCVDGYKYRAGDAVNFAIGQGDTTVTPLQLATVYAALSNGGTLYEPRVVQSWIGANGKAHEIKPVVKTKLPVSAGNLKYIDNALKQTTLTGTAAWKFQGFPLAKIPVRAKTGTAEVYGKQTTSWLASYTDRYAVVMMISQAGTGSGAGGDAVRKIYETLYNITPAPPPGKQPKH is encoded by the coding sequence GTGAGCTGGGACGGGTTCGAGGCTCCGCTCAAGGCCAGGTTGCGGCTGTTGGTGATCGGGGTGCTGGTCTTCTCCTTGCTGTGCACGCTGTTCGGCCGGCTCTGGTACATGCAGGTGATGTCGAGCGCGGACTACTCCCAGGCCGCGAACCAGCAGCACATCCGGCAGGTGCTGATCCCGGCGCCGCGCGGCACGATCGTCGACTCGCAGGGCCGGACGCTGGTCGGCAACCGGGTCTCGCTGATGATCACGGTCGACCGCTCGGTGCTCGCGAAGCTCCCGGAGTCCCAGCAGAACGTCGTCATCGCCCGCCTCGCGAAGGTGCTCGGCCAGCAGCCGAAGGACCTCAAGGCACGCACGATGCTGTGCGGTGAGCCCGGCGCGTCCAAACCGCCCGCCTGCTGGAACGGTACGCCGTACCAGCCGATCCCGGTCGCGAAGGACGTCAGCGAGCAGGTCGCGATCGACGTGATGGAGCGCCGCGAGGACTTCCCCGGGATCTCCGCCGACTCGCAGACCCTGCGGGCGTACCCGGGGCCGTTCAAGGTGAACGCGGCTCACATCCTCGGGTACCTGTCGCCGATCACGACCGAAGAGCTCGATGCGATGGACAAGGCCGGGCAGGACTCGGTCCCGCACCGCTCGGACCTGGTCGGCCGGGCCGGCATCGAGCGCTCGTACGACAAGCTCCTGCGCGGCACGCCCGGTGAGAAGGACGTGATCGTCGACGCGGTCGGGTACACCACCGGCACCCAGAAGCAGACCGCCCCGGTCCCGGGCGCGACGCTGGTCAGCACGATCGACTCCCGGATCCAGGCGGCGGTCGAGACCCAGTTGACGAGCGCGATCATGACCGCGCGGAAGCAGACCGACCCGGTCACCCACAAGAAGTACGTCGCGGACTCCGGCGCCGCGGTGGTGCTGGACACCAAGACCGGCCGGGTGGTCGCGATGGCCAGCTACCCGACGTACGACCCGGGCGTGTGGGTCGGCGGGATCAGCCAGCGGGAGCTGGACACGCTGTACTCGGCGAAGTCCGGGACGCCGCTGGTGTCCCGCGCGCTGCAGGCCCAGCTGGCGCCGGGGTCGACGTTCAAGCCGATCACCACCTCGGCCGCGCTGGGCGCCGGGTACAGCGCGAAGACCCGCCTCGACTGCTCGCCGTACTTCGAGGTCGGCAACCGCAAGTTCAAGAACTACGAGTCCGCGTCGTACGGGATGATCGGGTTCGACCGGGCGCTGGCCCTGTCCTGCGACACGTTCTTCTACCGGGTCGCGTACGCGCTCTGGCTCCGCGAGGGCGGCAACTCCAGCGACATCAGCACCCACGACCCGCTGGTCGAGATGGCGCAGAAGTTCGGTCTCGGTACGCCGACCGGCGTCGACCTGCCCGGCGAGGTGAGCGGCCGGATCGCGGACCGGAAGTGGAAGAAGACGTACTACGACTCGATGAAGGACTACTACTGCAAGATCTCGGCCAACCCGCCGGCCGGGACGTCGGCGTTCCTGAAGCAGTTCTCCCGCGAGTTCTGCGTCGACGGGTACAAGTACCGCGCCGGTGACGCGGTGAACTTCGCGATCGGCCAGGGCGACACCACGGTCACCCCGCTGCAGCTGGCGACCGTGTACGCCGCCCTGTCGAACGGCGGCACGCTGTACGAGCCGCGCGTGGTGCAGTCCTGGATCGGCGCCAACGGCAAGGCGCACGAGATCAAGCCGGTCGTGAAGACCAAGCTCCCGGTCTCGGCGGGCAACCTGAAGTACATCGACAACGCGCTCAAGCAGACCACCCTGACCGGTACGGCGGCGTGGAAGTTCCAGGGTTTCCCGCTGGCCAAGATCCCGGTCCGCGCCAAGACCGGTACGGCTGAGGTCTACGGCAAGCAGACCACGTCCTGGCTGGCGTCGTACACCGATCGGTACGCAGTGGTGATGATGATCAGCCAGGCCGGTACCGGTTCGGGCGCCGGTGGTGACGCGGTCCGCAAGATCTACGAGACGCTGTACAACATCACGCCCGCCCCGCCGCCCGGGAAGCAACCGAAGCATTGA
- the rodA gene encoding rod shape-determining protein RodA — protein sequence MALLSPIRTRPRMDRRSTVWQVDWVLVFGVVALSFLGALLVWSATHNKTSLTGGNPHAYLIRHAINFAIGLVLAVGAAITDHRRVRILAPVLYAGSIVGLILVLVPGIGATINGSRSWIQLPSMSVQPSEFAKLAVIVGMALLIAEKSETDRNEDARTLDIAQAVAVAAVPVVLVMLQPDLGTVMVLGSIVFGIIAVSGVPKRWMLGLLTAGVVVAAIAISTHILKRYQIDRFTAFMNPSSDPQGIGYNVNQARIAIGNGGVFGQGLFHGGQTQNAFVPEQHTDFVFTVAGEELGLIGAGAIIVLFAIILFRALRIAVNARDAFGRLVATGIVCWFAFQAFENIGMTLGIMPVTGLPLPFVSYGGSSMFACLLAVGLLQNIHLRSHQH from the coding sequence ATGGCACTCCTGAGCCCGATCCGGACCCGCCCGCGGATGGACCGGCGGTCGACCGTGTGGCAGGTCGACTGGGTCCTCGTGTTCGGCGTGGTCGCGCTGTCGTTCCTGGGTGCGCTGCTGGTCTGGTCCGCGACGCACAACAAGACCTCGCTGACCGGCGGCAACCCGCACGCGTACCTGATCCGGCACGCGATCAACTTCGCGATCGGCCTGGTGCTCGCGGTCGGCGCCGCGATCACCGATCACCGCCGGGTCCGGATCCTCGCCCCGGTGCTGTACGCCGGCTCGATCGTCGGCCTGATCCTGGTGCTGGTGCCGGGGATCGGTGCGACCATCAACGGCTCGCGGTCCTGGATCCAGCTGCCGTCCATGTCGGTCCAGCCGAGCGAGTTCGCCAAGCTGGCGGTGATCGTCGGGATGGCGCTGCTGATCGCGGAGAAGAGCGAGACCGACCGCAACGAGGACGCCCGGACGCTCGACATCGCGCAGGCCGTCGCGGTCGCCGCGGTCCCGGTGGTGCTGGTGATGCTGCAGCCGGACCTCGGCACGGTGATGGTGCTCGGGTCCATCGTGTTCGGGATCATCGCGGTGTCCGGGGTCCCGAAACGCTGGATGCTCGGGCTGCTCACCGCGGGTGTCGTGGTCGCGGCGATCGCGATCAGCACGCACATCCTGAAGCGGTACCAGATCGATCGGTTCACCGCGTTCATGAACCCGTCCTCGGATCCGCAGGGCATCGGGTACAACGTGAACCAGGCGCGGATCGCGATCGGCAACGGCGGCGTGTTCGGGCAGGGCCTGTTCCACGGCGGCCAGACGCAGAACGCCTTCGTCCCCGAGCAGCACACCGACTTCGTGTTCACGGTCGCGGGGGAGGAGCTCGGGCTGATCGGGGCCGGGGCGATCATCGTGCTGTTCGCGATCATCCTGTTCCGCGCGCTGCGGATCGCGGTGAACGCGCGGGACGCGTTCGGCCGGCTGGTGGCGACCGGGATCGTCTGCTGGTTCGCGTTCCAGGCGTTCGAGAACATCGGGATGACGCTCGGCATCATGCCGGTCACCGGCCTGCCGCTGCCGTTCGTGTCGTACGGCGGGTCGTCGATGTTCGCCTGTCTGCTGGCCGTCGGCCTGTTGCAGAACATCCACTTGAGGTCGCACCAGCACTGA
- a CDS encoding DUF2000 domain-containing protein: MLTNKMVVIIAAEAPIGVALNTAALLGVGLGRQHDGTVGPDTTDAAGTPHTGMCAYPIPILRADDLRTLRAQAAARPDVTIHDMHQVAQQARTYEQMAGTLAGTKPEDIQYLGLALYGPRQSIDSLTGALPLYR, from the coding sequence GTGCTGACGAACAAGATGGTCGTGATCATCGCGGCCGAAGCCCCCATCGGCGTTGCCCTGAACACCGCTGCCCTGCTCGGCGTCGGTCTCGGCCGCCAGCACGACGGCACCGTCGGCCCGGACACCACGGACGCCGCCGGTACGCCGCACACCGGCATGTGCGCGTACCCGATCCCGATCCTCCGCGCCGACGACCTCCGCACGCTCCGGGCCCAGGCCGCCGCCCGCCCGGACGTCACGATCCACGACATGCACCAGGTCGCCCAGCAGGCCCGTACCTACGAGCAGATGGCCGGCACCCTGGCCGGAACCAAACCCGAGGACATCCAGTACCTCGGCCTCGCGCTCTACGGTCCGCGCCAGTCGATCGACTCGCTCACCGGAGCGCTACCCCTCTACCGCTGA
- a CDS encoding Lrp/AsnC family transcriptional regulator, protein MDELDTALLRMLQNDARRTNREMAAELKIAPSTCLERIRGLRERGVISGYHAAVDLQAIDRSTQAIISIKLRPQAMAVATAFQSYVMDLPQTLDMFMVSGGADFLAHVAVKDTQALRDLVLALAKRQEIADIRSSVVFEHHRRTTVMPLPDR, encoded by the coding sequence GTGGACGAACTTGATACGGCGCTGCTGCGGATGCTTCAGAACGACGCCCGGCGGACCAACCGGGAGATGGCGGCCGAGCTCAAGATCGCGCCGTCGACCTGCCTGGAACGGATCCGCGGGTTGCGCGAGCGCGGCGTGATCAGCGGGTACCACGCGGCCGTCGATCTGCAGGCGATCGACCGGTCCACGCAGGCGATCATCTCGATCAAGCTCCGCCCGCAGGCGATGGCGGTGGCGACCGCGTTCCAGTCGTACGTGATGGACCTGCCGCAGACGCTGGACATGTTCATGGTGTCGGGCGGCGCCGACTTCCTCGCCCATGTCGCCGTCAAGGACACCCAGGCGCTCCGCGACCTGGTCCTGGCGCTCGCGAAGCGTCAGGAGATCGCCGACATCCGCAGTTCGGTCGTGTTCGAGCACCACCGGCGGACGACGGTCATGCCGCTGCCGGACCGCTGA
- a CDS encoding WD40/YVTN/BNR-like repeat-containing protein: protein MGRRRKIAAVAALAVVLAGVGVTAATSDTCGMAQAPSVGQKAGAGWERVERQLSGEDGETETAGMPAICAAHFELAERAGAGATGPADYLTTKFSSGKDIGLDQVRQARDQAAKIPDDPGKKAWSYVGPSNIGGRIVGLVVDPSRPDTVYVAASGGGVWRSTDASKTFTPAWPAGQNQTMGALERGPDGMLWAGTGEANPPGGGLTFFGDGIYSSGDGGRTWHNRGLSDSAAIGRIAVDPKNPRRIFAAASGSPYKPVSQRGLYRSEDGGHSWRQVIAPPNGTTGAIDVVIDPNNPQRMLAALWDHHRTAGARTYGGVGSGLFRSTDGGTTWTRLENISKLADGDASGLTSDPSLGRIGIGIAPSHPDRVYVITGTQYGAEKGFYVSDDFGTTFTAGGKAGGRSGYQWWFAKLWVDPANPDHLFSADLNMRASTDGGQTWTALSGLHADQHALAYDPNVPGRLYVGNDGGVYRSDSNGATKTFVHSEVEPFNQSYHLAVAQDDPNRLATGLQDNGSVRSWTAAGPPGDLTQFNAFGGGDGHWVLIDPKDHNTYYECLQQGTCHGHQDVNGQETSWNFGTRHSQRITTDAPMAFDPNDPSIVYFGGNVLDRSTDHARTFAAISPTGDADLAGGPPTEPPDPVYSNSYHTISAIGVAGDSKTLYVGTDNGLLWRTDDLGAHWTKLTGVPERWVNAIVVDPRQKDHVWVALSGFREGSAAASVFETRNGGTTWTDASGNLPNAPVEMLSYDPVRGRLYAATDFGAFTVRPGQKHWTRIARGLPQTSVLDIKVSGDGSTVYAATFGRSIWKAPAPK from the coding sequence ATGGGCCGACGGAGGAAGATCGCAGCAGTCGCGGCACTGGCCGTAGTGCTGGCAGGTGTGGGAGTCACGGCGGCAACGAGTGACACCTGCGGGATGGCGCAGGCGCCGTCCGTCGGGCAGAAGGCCGGAGCCGGCTGGGAACGCGTCGAACGGCAACTCTCGGGCGAGGACGGCGAGACCGAGACCGCGGGGATGCCTGCCATCTGCGCCGCGCACTTCGAACTCGCCGAGCGGGCCGGTGCCGGCGCGACCGGACCCGCGGACTACCTCACGACGAAGTTCTCGTCCGGCAAGGACATCGGCCTCGACCAGGTCCGGCAGGCCCGGGACCAGGCGGCGAAGATCCCGGACGACCCGGGGAAAAAGGCCTGGTCGTACGTCGGCCCGTCGAACATCGGGGGCCGGATCGTCGGCCTCGTGGTGGATCCCTCCCGGCCGGACACGGTCTACGTCGCGGCCTCCGGCGGCGGCGTCTGGCGCAGTACGGACGCATCGAAAACGTTCACCCCGGCCTGGCCGGCCGGCCAGAACCAGACGATGGGCGCGCTCGAACGCGGGCCGGACGGCATGCTCTGGGCCGGCACCGGCGAGGCGAACCCGCCCGGCGGTGGCCTGACGTTCTTCGGCGACGGCATCTACTCGTCCGGCGACGGCGGCAGGACCTGGCACAACCGCGGGCTGAGCGACAGCGCGGCGATCGGGCGGATCGCGGTCGACCCGAAGAACCCGCGCCGGATCTTCGCCGCCGCCTCGGGATCGCCGTACAAGCCGGTCTCGCAGCGCGGCCTCTACCGCAGTGAGGACGGCGGCCACTCCTGGCGGCAGGTGATCGCGCCACCGAACGGCACCACCGGCGCCATCGACGTCGTCATCGACCCGAACAACCCGCAGCGGATGCTCGCGGCGCTCTGGGACCACCACCGCACCGCGGGCGCACGGACGTACGGCGGCGTCGGGTCCGGCCTGTTCCGCAGTACCGACGGTGGTACGACGTGGACCCGGCTGGAGAACATCTCCAAACTCGCCGACGGTGACGCCAGCGGCCTGACCAGCGACCCGAGCCTGGGTCGGATCGGGATCGGCATCGCCCCGAGTCACCCGGACCGCGTGTACGTGATCACCGGTACGCAGTACGGCGCCGAGAAGGGCTTCTACGTCTCCGACGACTTCGGTACGACGTTCACCGCGGGCGGGAAGGCCGGCGGGCGCAGTGGCTACCAGTGGTGGTTCGCGAAGCTCTGGGTCGACCCGGCGAACCCGGACCACCTGTTCAGCGCGGACCTGAACATGCGGGCGTCCACCGACGGCGGCCAGACCTGGACCGCGTTGTCCGGGCTGCACGCGGACCAGCACGCGCTGGCGTACGACCCGAACGTCCCCGGCCGGCTGTACGTCGGCAACGACGGCGGCGTCTACCGTTCGGACAGCAACGGTGCCACCAAGACGTTCGTGCACTCCGAGGTGGAGCCGTTCAACCAGTCGTACCATCTGGCCGTCGCGCAGGACGACCCGAACCGGCTCGCGACCGGGCTGCAGGACAACGGCAGCGTCCGGTCCTGGACGGCCGCCGGTCCGCCGGGCGACCTGACCCAGTTCAACGCGTTCGGCGGCGGTGACGGGCACTGGGTACTGATCGATCCGAAGGACCACAACACGTACTACGAATGTCTCCAGCAAGGGACCTGCCACGGTCACCAGGACGTGAACGGCCAGGAGACCAGCTGGAACTTCGGCACCCGGCACAGCCAGCGGATCACCACCGACGCGCCGATGGCGTTCGACCCGAACGACCCGTCGATCGTCTACTTCGGCGGCAACGTCCTCGACCGCTCGACCGATCACGCACGCACCTTCGCCGCGATCTCGCCGACCGGTGACGCGGACCTGGCGGGCGGCCCGCCGACCGAGCCGCCGGACCCGGTCTACTCGAACAGCTACCACACGATCAGCGCGATCGGCGTCGCCGGCGACTCGAAGACGCTGTACGTCGGTACCGACAACGGGCTGCTCTGGCGCACCGACGACCTCGGCGCCCATTGGACGAAACTCACCGGTGTGCCCGAACGCTGGGTCAACGCGATCGTGGTCGACCCGCGGCAGAAGGACCATGTCTGGGTCGCGTTGTCCGGGTTCCGCGAAGGGTCGGCGGCAGCGTCCGTGTTCGAGACCCGGAACGGTGGCACCACCTGGACCGATGCCAGCGGCAACCTTCCGAACGCACCGGTCGAGATGCTCAGCTACGACCCGGTCCGGGGCCGTCTCTACGCGGCTACCGACTTCGGCGCGTTCACCGTCCGGCCGGGCCAGAAGCACTGGACGCGGATCGCCCGTGGTCTGCCGCAGACCTCGGTCCTCGACATCAAGGTCAGCGGCGACGGCAGCACGGTGTACGCCGCCACGTTCGGCCGCAGCATCTGGAAGGCGCCCGCTCCGAAGTAG
- a CDS encoding alpha/beta fold hydrolase, translated as MRLNYVETGPADAPVVLLGSSLGATQAMWAPQVDVLAKRFRVIAFDHRGHGGSEVPDGPYTIDDLGGDVVELLDTLEVEQASYVGISLGGAVGLWLAQNAPDRFHRFVLICPPSNPAENPQPWIDRASQVRAEGTQAITEATLGRWFLPEFKDIDPIRQLLRDCPAEGYAACCEALSTTNLLPGLPDITAPVLVITADSDTSVPPETVIPLATQIPGAHLEIIENAAHLVTYSHPDVINPLLLAHLG; from the coding sequence ATGCGACTCAACTACGTGGAGACCGGTCCGGCCGACGCGCCCGTCGTGCTGCTGGGGTCGTCGCTCGGTGCGACCCAGGCGATGTGGGCACCGCAGGTCGACGTACTCGCGAAGCGGTTCCGGGTGATCGCGTTCGACCACCGGGGCCACGGCGGCTCGGAGGTTCCCGACGGCCCGTACACGATCGACGACCTCGGCGGCGACGTCGTCGAACTGCTGGACACGCTGGAGGTCGAGCAGGCGTCGTACGTCGGCATCTCCCTCGGCGGCGCGGTAGGCCTGTGGCTCGCCCAGAACGCCCCCGACCGCTTCCACCGGTTCGTCCTGATCTGCCCGCCGTCCAACCCTGCCGAGAACCCGCAGCCGTGGATCGACCGCGCCTCCCAGGTCCGCGCCGAAGGCACCCAGGCGATCACCGAGGCGACTCTCGGCCGCTGGTTCCTGCCCGAATTCAAGGACATCGACCCCATCCGGCAGTTGCTGCGAGACTGCCCCGCCGAGGGCTACGCCGCCTGCTGCGAAGCCCTCAGCACCACCAACCTCCTCCCAGGCCTCCCCGACATCACCGCCCCCGTCCTGGTCATCACGGCCGACTCCGACACCTCCGTCCCACCCGAAACCGTCATCCCCCTGGCCACCCAGATCCCCGGCGCCCACCTGGAAATCATCGAGAACGCCGCCCACCTGGTCACCTACTCCCACCCGGACGTCATCAACCCCCTCCTCCTCGCCCACCTCGGCTGA
- a CDS encoding TIGR03960 family B12-binding radical SAM protein: MTVESLFPRLEALLPAVQKPIQYVGGELNSVSKEWDAVSVRWALMYPDAYEVALPNQGVQILYEVLNERDHILAERTYSVWPDMEKVMRENGIPQFTLDSHRPVRAFDVFGLSFSTELGYTNMLTALDLAGIPLRAADRTGEDPIVLAGGHAAFNPEPIADFIDAAVMGDGEEIVLAISEVIREWKAEGRPGGRDEVLLRLAKSGGVYIPRFFTVDYLDDGRIQRVTPNRPGVPFRTAKHTVMDLDAWPYPKKPLVPLAETVHERYSVEIFRGCTRGCRFCQAGMITRPVRERSITTIGAMVENGLKQTGFEEVGLLSLSSADHSEIADVAKGLGDQYEGSNVSLSLPSTRVDAFNITLANEFSRNGRRSGLTFAPEGGSDRMRKVINKMVTEEDLIRTVAAAYSHGWRQVKLYFMVGLPTETDEDVLAIAALAKRVIETGREVSGRRDIRCTVSIGGFVPKPHTPFQWAAQLGSEETDARLAKLGAAIRSDKSYAKAIGFRYHDGKPGIIEGLLSRGDRRVGRVIEAVWRDGGRFDGWSEHFSYDRWVECTAKALADEPVDLAWYTTREREYAEVLPWDHLDSGLDRDWLWEDWQDSLEEDGAIEVEDCRWTPCFDCGVCPQMGTEIQIGPTGKKLLPLSVV; this comes from the coding sequence ATGACTGTCGAATCGTTGTTTCCGCGCCTGGAGGCGTTGCTGCCGGCTGTGCAGAAGCCGATCCAGTATGTCGGGGGTGAGCTGAACTCGGTCAGCAAGGAGTGGGACGCGGTCAGCGTGCGCTGGGCGCTGATGTACCCGGACGCGTACGAGGTCGCCCTGCCGAACCAGGGCGTCCAGATCCTGTACGAGGTGCTCAACGAGCGGGACCACATCCTGGCCGAGCGGACGTACTCCGTCTGGCCGGACATGGAGAAGGTGATGCGGGAGAACGGGATCCCGCAGTTCACGCTCGACTCGCACCGGCCGGTGCGGGCGTTCGACGTGTTCGGGTTGTCGTTCTCGACCGAGCTCGGGTACACGAACATGCTGACCGCGCTGGACCTGGCCGGGATCCCGCTGCGCGCGGCCGACCGGACCGGCGAGGACCCGATCGTGCTGGCCGGCGGGCATGCGGCGTTCAACCCGGAGCCGATCGCGGACTTCATCGACGCGGCGGTGATGGGGGACGGCGAGGAGATCGTGCTGGCGATCTCCGAGGTGATCCGCGAGTGGAAGGCCGAGGGGCGCCCGGGCGGTCGCGACGAGGTGCTGCTGCGGCTGGCGAAGTCCGGCGGTGTGTACATCCCGCGGTTCTTCACCGTCGACTACCTGGACGACGGGCGGATCCAGCGGGTCACCCCGAACCGTCCCGGCGTACCGTTCCGGACCGCGAAGCACACGGTCATGGACCTCGACGCGTGGCCGTACCCGAAGAAACCGCTGGTGCCGCTGGCCGAGACCGTCCACGAGCGGTACTCCGTGGAGATCTTCCGCGGGTGTACGCGCGGCTGCCGGTTCTGCCAGGCCGGGATGATCACCCGGCCGGTGCGCGAGCGCAGCATCACCACGATCGGCGCGATGGTCGAGAACGGGCTGAAGCAGACCGGGTTCGAGGAGGTCGGCCTGCTCAGCCTGTCGAGCGCGGACCACAGCGAGATCGCGGACGTCGCGAAGGGCCTCGGCGACCAGTACGAGGGCAGCAACGTGTCGCTGTCGTTGCCTTCGACAAGGGTCGACGCGTTCAACATCACGCTGGCGAACGAGTTCTCCCGGAACGGCCGGCGCAGCGGTCTGACGTTCGCGCCCGAGGGCGGGTCGGACCGGATGCGCAAGGTGATCAACAAGATGGTCACGGAGGAGGACCTGATCCGCACGGTCGCGGCGGCGTACAGCCACGGCTGGCGGCAGGTGAAGCTGTATTTCATGGTCGGCCTGCCGACCGAGACCGACGAGGACGTGCTGGCGATCGCCGCCCTCGCGAAGCGGGTGATCGAGACCGGTCGCGAGGTGTCCGGCCGACGCGACATCCGCTGCACGGTGTCGATCGGCGGGTTCGTGCCGAAGCCGCACACGCCGTTCCAGTGGGCCGCCCAGCTCGGCTCGGAGGAGACCGATGCCCGGCTCGCGAAGCTCGGAGCGGCGATCCGCTCGGACAAGAGCTACGCGAAGGCGATCGGTTTCCGGTACCACGACGGCAAGCCGGGCATCATCGAGGGCCTGCTGTCCCGCGGTGACCGACGCGTCGGCCGCGTGATCGAGGCGGTCTGGCGCGACGGCGGCCGGTTCGACGGCTGGAGCGAGCACTTCTCGTACGACCGCTGGGTCGAGTGCACCGCGAAGGCGCTCGCCGACGAGCCGGTCGACCTCGCCTGGTACACGACGCGTGAGCGCGAGTACGCCGAGGTCCTGCCGTGGGACCACCTGGACTCGGGCCTGGACCGGGACTGGCTGTGGGAGGACTGGCAGGACTCGCTCGAGGAGGACGGCGCGATCGAGGTCGAGGACTGCCGCTGGACCCCCTGCTTCGACTGCGGCGTGTGTCCGCAGATGGGCACGGAGATCCAGATCGGCCCGACCGGCAAGAAGCTCCTCCCGCTGTCGGTCGTCTGA